A stretch of Rhizobium sp. TH2 DNA encodes these proteins:
- a CDS encoding thiamine pyrophosphate-binding protein, which produces MTDTNLRTGGQLIVEALAANGVKRVSCVPGESFLAVLDALHDSDIEVMVCRQEGGAAMMADCWGRLTGEPGICFVTRGPGATNASAGLHIARQDSVPMILFIGQVQRDAREREAFQEVEYRRAFTEFAKWVVDVDDAARLPEIMSRAFAVATSGRPGPVVIALPEDMLRDKVPAPAARPYMPVATHPGPSQIAELGVLIEKAKKPLVILGGTRWTEQSVADFTAFAEHWKLPVTCSFRRQMLFDHLHPNYAGDVGIGINPALAKEVKDADLLILIGARLGEMPSSGYTLLDIPYPSQTLVHVHADAAELGRMYRPDLAINADSTSFVAALAGLNPKAEPAWTGRAEALHKAYIDWSTPPSSGPGNVHMGPIMEWLEANLPDTAIMTNGAGNYATWLHRFHRFRKFATQAAPTSGSMGYGLPAAVAAKALHPDREVVCFAGDGCFMMHGQEFATAVRYNLPIITLVINNGIYGTIRMHQERDYPGRVSGTGLTNPDFAEYARAFGGHGETVEKTEDFAEAFLRARASGKPSIIEVTLDPEAITPTRTLTQIREASSAK; this is translated from the coding sequence ATGACAGACACGAATCTAAGAACCGGCGGTCAGCTGATCGTCGAGGCGCTTGCTGCAAACGGCGTCAAACGCGTTTCCTGCGTGCCGGGCGAGAGCTTCCTCGCCGTGCTCGACGCGTTGCATGACAGCGACATCGAAGTGATGGTCTGCCGCCAGGAAGGCGGCGCGGCGATGATGGCGGATTGCTGGGGCAGGCTCACCGGCGAGCCCGGCATCTGCTTCGTCACCCGCGGCCCCGGAGCGACCAATGCCAGTGCAGGGCTCCACATCGCCCGCCAGGATTCGGTGCCGATGATCCTGTTCATCGGCCAGGTGCAGCGCGATGCGCGGGAGCGCGAAGCGTTTCAGGAGGTCGAATACCGTCGCGCCTTCACGGAATTCGCCAAATGGGTGGTGGATGTAGACGACGCCGCCCGTCTCCCCGAGATCATGAGCCGCGCCTTTGCCGTCGCCACTTCCGGCCGTCCCGGTCCCGTAGTCATCGCGTTGCCCGAAGACATGCTGCGCGACAAGGTTCCGGCGCCCGCTGCCCGACCTTACATGCCGGTGGCGACCCATCCGGGGCCTTCGCAGATTGCGGAACTCGGTGTGCTGATCGAAAAGGCGAAGAAGCCGCTGGTCATCCTCGGCGGCACGCGGTGGACGGAACAATCCGTTGCCGATTTCACCGCCTTTGCCGAGCACTGGAAGCTGCCCGTCACCTGCTCTTTCCGCAGGCAGATGCTGTTCGACCACCTGCATCCGAACTACGCCGGCGACGTCGGCATCGGCATCAACCCGGCACTGGCGAAAGAGGTGAAGGACGCCGACCTTCTGATCCTCATCGGCGCCCGCCTCGGCGAAATGCCGTCCTCGGGCTACACGCTGCTCGACATCCCCTATCCCAGCCAGACGCTGGTGCATGTCCATGCCGATGCCGCCGAACTCGGCCGCATGTACCGGCCGGATCTGGCGATCAATGCGGACTCGACGAGCTTCGTAGCTGCACTCGCAGGCCTCAACCCCAAGGCCGAACCGGCATGGACTGGCCGCGCCGAGGCGCTGCACAAGGCCTATATCGATTGGTCGACGCCGCCCTCCTCCGGCCCCGGCAATGTCCATATGGGTCCCATCATGGAATGGCTGGAGGCTAATCTGCCGGACACCGCGATCATGACCAACGGCGCCGGCAACTACGCCACCTGGCTGCATCGTTTCCACCGCTTCCGGAAGTTTGCGACCCAGGCAGCGCCGACCTCGGGCTCAATGGGCTATGGCCTGCCGGCAGCCGTGGCGGCCAAGGCGCTGCATCCCGATCGTGAGGTGGTCTGCTTTGCCGGCGACGGCTGCTTCATGATGCACGGCCAGGAATTCGCCACCGCCGTGCGCTACAACCTGCCGATCATCACGCTGGTGATCAACAACGGCATCTACGGCACGATCCGCATGCATCAGGAGCGGGACTATCCCGGCCGGGTCAGCGGCACAGGACTCACAAATCCTGATTTCGCCGAATATGCCCGTGCCTTCGGTGGCCATGGCGAGACAGTCGAAAAGACAGAGGATTTCGCCGAAGCCTTTCTCCGCGCCCGCGCCAGCGGCAAGCCCTCGATCATCGAGGTAACGCTCGACCCTGAGGCGATCACGCCGACACGGACACTGACGCAGATCCGGGAAGCCAGTTCGGCAAAGTAA
- a CDS encoding alpha/beta hydrolase has translation MTYQHAFTLDSPTGTKISAHHEPAHSAARAIFLLSHGLAEHSLRYAQFAGFLAARGYHVYGFDHRGHGLTTAPDAEPGRFAKRDGEAKVLADLKTVREHAEARHPGLPIILFGHSMGGVIAARAAEVEPQAYRGLCVWNSQLNPGLAGQAGLALLKAERFFKGSDVPSFFGQRLVLDPWAKSIAGARTEFDWLSRDEREVDKYIADPLCGFACSVSLWIDLLDMSIGAGQDRNLARLPKTLAINLVGGGEDPATENGRAMEWLAARLKRSGITNVHLTIYPGMRHETLNEHGRDDAMKALADWADGVAAT, from the coding sequence ATGACATATCAACATGCATTCACGCTGGATAGCCCGACCGGGACGAAGATCAGTGCCCACCACGAGCCGGCGCACAGCGCCGCCAGGGCGATATTCCTGCTCAGCCACGGCCTCGCCGAACATTCGCTGCGATATGCGCAGTTCGCCGGGTTCCTGGCCGCGCGCGGCTATCATGTCTACGGCTTCGACCATCGCGGCCACGGCCTGACCACCGCGCCAGATGCCGAACCGGGGCGGTTCGCCAAACGCGACGGCGAGGCAAAAGTACTCGCTGATCTGAAGACCGTGAGAGAACACGCCGAGGCCCGCCATCCCGGTTTGCCCATCATTCTCTTCGGCCATTCGATGGGCGGCGTGATTGCCGCGCGCGCCGCCGAGGTTGAGCCGCAGGCCTATCGGGGTCTCTGTGTCTGGAATTCCCAGCTCAATCCGGGGCTTGCCGGTCAAGCGGGACTGGCGCTCCTCAAGGCCGAGCGGTTCTTCAAGGGGTCGGATGTGCCGAGCTTTTTCGGCCAGCGGCTGGTGCTCGATCCATGGGCGAAATCGATCGCGGGCGCGCGAACGGAGTTCGATTGGCTGAGCCGTGACGAACGGGAAGTGGACAAATACATCGCCGATCCGCTCTGCGGTTTTGCCTGTTCGGTCTCCCTGTGGATCGACCTTCTCGATATGTCGATCGGCGCCGGCCAGGATCGGAATCTCGCCCGGCTGCCGAAAACGCTTGCGATAAATCTGGTCGGAGGCGGCGAGGATCCGGCCACGGAAAACGGTCGTGCGATGGAATGGCTGGCGGCGCGGTTGAAGCGCTCTGGCATCACAAATGTTCATTTGACCATCTATCCCGGCATGCGGCACGAGACGCTGAACGAACACGGCCGCGATGACGCGATGAAAGCGCTCGCGGACTGGGCGGATGGTGTGGCGGCGACATAG
- a CDS encoding TerC family protein, giving the protein MFESLFTVDALVTFLILTALETVLGFDNLLYISIEAKKVDPAREAWVRRTGIVLAIALRVVLLFVVLQLIAAFQTPFLEFHSSLFNISMSGHALIVLLGGVFLIYTAIKEIFHMIGSHDLEHGANAAPRRTVAAAIVWILIMNIVFSFDTVLSAVALTKNFIVMAAAILVSGVLMVVMADTVANFLKKNRMYEVLGLFVLLLVGYMLMSEGGHLAHLTFFGFPVEPMAKSTFYFVLFTLVIVEVIQSRYQKKILQENDKQL; this is encoded by the coding sequence ATGTTCGAAAGTCTTTTCACAGTCGATGCCCTCGTTACTTTCCTCATCCTGACTGCGCTCGAAACCGTGCTCGGTTTCGACAACCTGCTCTATATCTCGATCGAGGCGAAAAAGGTCGATCCGGCGCGCGAGGCCTGGGTCCGGCGCACCGGCATCGTGCTGGCGATCGCGCTCCGCGTGGTGCTGCTCTTCGTGGTCCTGCAACTGATCGCCGCTTTCCAAACGCCGTTCCTGGAGTTCCATAGCAGCCTGTTCAACATATCGATGAGCGGGCACGCACTGATCGTGCTGCTCGGCGGCGTGTTCCTGATCTATACGGCGATCAAGGAAATCTTCCACATGATCGGCAGCCATGACCTCGAGCATGGCGCCAATGCTGCGCCGCGCCGCACGGTGGCCGCGGCGATCGTCTGGATCCTGATCATGAACATCGTCTTCTCCTTCGACACCGTGCTGTCGGCGGTGGCGCTTACCAAGAACTTCATCGTCATGGCCGCGGCGATCCTGGTGTCAGGCGTGCTGATGGTGGTGATGGCCGATACGGTCGCCAACTTCCTCAAGAAGAACCGCATGTACGAAGTGCTCGGCCTCTTCGTGCTGCTGCTGGTCGGCTACATGCTGATGTCGGAAGGCGGCCACCTCGCCCACCTCACCTTCTTTGGCTTCCCAGTCGAGCCGATGGCCAAGTCCACTTTCTACTTCGTGCTGTTCACGCTGGTGATCGTCGAAGTCATCCAGAGCCGCTATCAGAAGAAGATTCTTCAGGAAAACGACAAGCAGCTTTGA
- a CDS encoding ribonuclease produces the protein MSKERKSSDPELAKTKLILGVSWQPGFCETSPKTPECTGQTSDRVDARLFSLNGLWKSRKTYCGVDNAVKEQDKKKNWLDMPELSLDEGVQLELAKAMPGVASGFDRHQWIKHGTCSGYVADEYYGKALKLLAALNTSEVQSLFEDSRGATLDEAKVKAAFEAAFGAGAGDKVKMRCRKDGDRRIITGLTIGLGDVGDGEDDLASLITAAGKTKFGCAEGVVDEAGLQ, from the coding sequence GTGAGCAAAGAGCGGAAATCGAGCGACCCCGAGCTGGCAAAAACCAAGCTGATCCTCGGTGTTTCATGGCAGCCGGGCTTCTGCGAAACGAGCCCCAAAACCCCTGAGTGTACCGGCCAGACCTCGGACCGTGTGGACGCGCGGCTTTTTTCGCTGAACGGCCTGTGGAAGTCGCGCAAGACCTATTGCGGCGTCGATAATGCGGTCAAGGAGCAGGACAAGAAGAAGAACTGGCTCGACATGCCGGAGCTTTCCCTTGATGAAGGCGTCCAACTCGAACTCGCGAAGGCGATGCCGGGTGTTGCATCGGGTTTCGACCGCCACCAGTGGATCAAGCATGGCACCTGCTCGGGCTATGTGGCGGACGAATATTACGGCAAGGCGCTCAAGCTGCTCGCGGCGCTCAACACGTCGGAAGTCCAGTCGCTCTTCGAGGATAGTCGCGGAGCCACGCTTGATGAAGCGAAGGTCAAGGCGGCCTTCGAGGCTGCGTTCGGCGCGGGTGCCGGCGACAAGGTGAAGATGCGGTGCCGCAAGGATGGCGACCGGCGGATCATCACTGGGTTGACGATCGGGCTCGGCGACGTGGGCGACGGAGAGGATGATCTCGCATCGCTGATCACTGCGGCCGGCAAGACCAAGTTCGGCTGCGCCGAAGGCGTTGTGGACGAAGCGGGACTTCAGTAA
- the ettA gene encoding energy-dependent translational throttle protein EttA, with amino-acid sequence MARQYIYHMSELTKAYGAKKILENVNLSFYPDAKIGILGPNGAGKSTVLKIMAGLDKEWQGEAWLSEGATLGYLPQEPQMDESKTVRENVMEGVADKTAILERYNELMMNYSDETADEGAKLQDVIDSQNLWDLDSQVEMAMAALGCPPADSEVTSLSGGEKRRVALCKLLLSKPDLLLLDEPTNHLDAETIVWLEKHLRDYQGSVVMITHDRYFLDNVTGWILELDRGRGIPYEGNYTAYLEKKAKRLAQEGREEASREKAVSREKDWIKSSPKARQTKSKARIKAYDELVEAAAGRRPSDAQIVIPIAERLGGVVIEIEGISKGYDGTTLIDDLSFKLPPGGIVGVIGPNGAGKSTLFRMITGQEVPDSGSIRIGDTVSLSYVDQSRDALAADKNVWEEISGGTDIVKLGKFEMNSRAYCGAFNFKGADQQQKVGTLSGGQRNRVHLAKMLKSGGNVLLLDEPTNDLDTETLGALEDALENYAGCAVIISHDRMFLDRLATHMLAFEGDGHVEWFEGNFEDYENDKARREENGSLNSQKRVAHRRLTR; translated from the coding sequence ATGGCTCGCCAATATATCTATCACATGTCGGAGCTCACCAAAGCTTACGGCGCCAAGAAAATTCTGGAGAATGTCAACCTCTCCTTCTACCCGGATGCCAAGATCGGTATCCTCGGCCCGAACGGAGCCGGTAAATCGACCGTACTCAAGATCATGGCCGGCCTCGACAAGGAATGGCAGGGCGAGGCCTGGCTTTCTGAAGGCGCGACGCTCGGCTATCTGCCGCAGGAGCCGCAGATGGACGAATCCAAGACGGTTCGCGAGAACGTCATGGAAGGCGTGGCCGACAAGACCGCCATACTTGAGCGCTACAACGAACTGATGATGAACTATTCCGACGAGACGGCGGACGAGGGCGCCAAACTCCAGGATGTCATCGACAGCCAGAATCTCTGGGATCTGGATTCACAGGTCGAGATGGCCATGGCAGCACTCGGATGCCCGCCCGCTGACAGCGAGGTGACCAGCCTATCGGGTGGTGAAAAGCGCCGCGTCGCACTCTGCAAGCTGCTGCTGTCCAAGCCTGACCTGTTGCTGCTCGACGAACCGACCAACCATCTCGACGCCGAGACCATCGTCTGGCTGGAAAAGCATCTGCGCGACTATCAGGGTTCGGTCGTGATGATCACCCACGATCGCTACTTCCTTGACAATGTTACCGGCTGGATCCTTGAACTCGACCGTGGCCGTGGCATTCCCTATGAGGGCAACTACACGGCCTATCTTGAGAAGAAGGCTAAACGCCTGGCACAGGAAGGCCGCGAAGAGGCCTCGCGCGAGAAGGCGGTTTCACGCGAAAAGGACTGGATCAAGTCCAGCCCCAAGGCCCGCCAGACGAAGTCAAAGGCGCGTATCAAGGCGTATGACGAGTTGGTGGAGGCAGCGGCCGGTCGTCGTCCTAGTGACGCGCAGATCGTCATTCCGATCGCGGAACGGCTCGGCGGCGTGGTTATCGAAATCGAGGGCATCAGCAAGGGATATGATGGTACTACCTTGATCGATGACCTGAGCTTCAAGCTGCCGCCTGGCGGCATTGTCGGCGTCATCGGACCAAACGGCGCCGGCAAGTCTACGCTGTTTCGTATGATCACCGGCCAGGAAGTTCCTGATTCGGGCAGCATCCGCATCGGTGATACGGTAAGCCTGTCCTACGTCGATCAGAGCCGCGATGCGCTGGCCGCCGACAAGAATGTCTGGGAAGAGATTTCCGGCGGCACCGACATCGTCAAACTCGGCAAGTTCGAAATGAACTCGCGCGCCTATTGTGGCGCCTTCAATTTCAAGGGCGCGGACCAGCAGCAGAAGGTGGGCACACTGTCGGGCGGTCAGCGCAACCGCGTCCATCTCGCCAAGATGCTGAAGTCGGGCGGCAATGTCCTGCTGCTCGATGAACCGACCAACGACCTCGATACCGAGACGCTGGGGGCGCTGGAGGATGCACTCGAGAACTACGCCGGTTGCGCCGTGATCATCAGCCACGATCGCATGTTCCTCGACCGTCTCGCCACCCATATGCTCGCCTTCGAGGGCGATGGCCATGTCGAATGGTTCGAGGGCAATTTCGAGGACTATGAGAATGACAAGGCGCGCCGCGAGGAAAACGGATCGCTCAACAGCCAGAAGCGTGTGGCGCACAGGCGCCTGACGCGCTGA
- a CDS encoding DMT family transporter, translated as MTMDTAPRAWHDWLTGSGIALMVASVLIAPMIDIFSKLATTTAPVAEITAGRFVVQTALMLPFALARGRLFSRSLKHAMFHVLRGVILTIGMIAFVLALKSMPVADAIAIFFVEPAILTLMSGIFLAEHIGWQKVAACAAGFAGSLLVIQPSFAEFGLISLLPVITAITVATFILLTRMLSQVEDPWSMQFQSSFWALCTCIVVLVLGEGSGSDIFDPVVPDLTTTIYIAGVGAAATVSGILGAYAYRAAPASVLAPLQYLEIVSAATAAYLVFGDFPDALKWLGIFIIIGSGVFIIFRGVDKTPPGPETAI; from the coding sequence ATGACCATGGATACGGCGCCCCGCGCCTGGCATGACTGGCTGACGGGATCCGGCATCGCGCTGATGGTCGCTTCTGTTCTCATCGCGCCGATGATCGACATCTTTTCCAAGCTGGCGACCACGACGGCACCGGTGGCGGAGATCACCGCAGGCCGTTTCGTCGTCCAGACGGCACTGATGCTACCCTTTGCACTCGCGCGTGGCCGGTTGTTCAGCCGATCATTGAAGCATGCGATGTTTCATGTCCTGCGCGGGGTGATCCTCACCATCGGCATGATCGCTTTCGTGCTGGCGCTCAAGAGCATGCCGGTGGCAGATGCGATCGCGATCTTCTTTGTCGAGCCCGCCATCCTCACCCTGATGAGCGGCATTTTCTTGGCGGAGCACATCGGCTGGCAAAAGGTCGCCGCCTGCGCGGCAGGCTTTGCCGGATCGCTGCTGGTCATCCAGCCGAGCTTTGCCGAATTCGGCCTCATCTCGCTGCTCCCCGTCATCACCGCCATCACGGTTGCCACGTTCATCCTTCTCACGCGCATGCTGTCGCAAGTGGAAGATCCATGGTCGATGCAATTCCAGTCGAGTTTCTGGGCGCTCTGCACCTGCATCGTCGTTCTTGTGCTGGGCGAAGGCAGCGGGTCCGACATCTTCGACCCTGTCGTGCCGGATCTCACGACGACGATCTATATCGCCGGCGTCGGCGCGGCAGCCACCGTTTCCGGCATTCTCGGCGCCTACGCCTATCGCGCCGCGCCGGCCTCGGTGCTTGCACCGCTGCAATACCTGGAAATCGTCTCCGCCGCGACCGCCGCCTATCTGGTTTTCGGGGATTTCCCGGATGCGCTGAAGTGGCTCGGCATCTTCATCATCATCGGTTCAGGCGTGTTCATCATCTTCAGGGGTGTGGACAAGACGCCGCCTGGCCCGGAAACAGCGATCTGA
- a CDS encoding calcium-binding protein, with protein MRSINLEIIQAPNLELLREFQSELLQDVARTGYSNLGSASNNFTQNTSTSLRINAQGGDDTIQLFGTGNDRIFTGSGDDFVFAGRGDDTVTGGSGSDNLIGFEGNDKLSGGSGNDTIEGGFGTDEISGGSGNDDLFGGAGLDIIFGGIGNDKLFGDHDGSSTSQQGGDYLYGGSGNDEIHGGGRSDKMYGNSGADTFVFDHVNDFVFGHADLIGDFSRTEGDLIVLTPVDAKATQSGNQNFDFVDGPSQQAGTLWLGSVNNGLQRVFMNTDGGAADLDILVRFNDETMISLQESDFQL; from the coding sequence ATGCGCAGCATCAACTTGGAAATCATACAGGCGCCAAATCTTGAGCTTCTTCGCGAGTTTCAATCGGAGTTGCTTCAGGACGTAGCGCGCACAGGCTACTCAAATCTTGGATCTGCATCCAACAACTTCACCCAGAACACCAGTACTTCGCTTCGCATCAATGCGCAGGGCGGTGACGATACGATTCAACTGTTCGGCACTGGGAATGACAGGATATTCACCGGCTCCGGCGACGACTTCGTCTTCGCCGGCCGCGGCGATGACACTGTCACCGGTGGGTCCGGCAGCGACAATCTGATCGGTTTCGAGGGTAACGACAAGCTTTCGGGCGGTTCGGGCAACGACACGATCGAGGGTGGCTTTGGTACCGACGAGATCTCCGGTGGCAGCGGCAACGACGATCTATTCGGCGGTGCGGGTCTCGACATCATCTTCGGTGGTATCGGCAACGACAAACTGTTCGGCGATCATGATGGCAGCTCCACCAGCCAGCAGGGTGGCGACTACCTCTATGGCGGCTCCGGCAATGACGAAATCCATGGCGGCGGCCGGTCCGACAAGATGTATGGCAACAGCGGCGCCGACACCTTCGTCTTCGACCACGTCAATGACTTCGTCTTCGGCCACGCCGACCTGATCGGCGATTTCAGCCGGACGGAGGGCGACCTGATCGTGCTGACGCCGGTCGATGCCAAGGCAACCCAGAGCGGCAACCAGAACTTCGATTTCGTCGATGGTCCCAGCCAGCAGGCCGGAACGCTCTGGCTCGGTTCGGTCAACAATGGCCTTCAACGCGTGTTCATGAACACCGATGGCGGGGCCGCCGACCTCGATATCTTGGTCAGGTTCAACGACGAAACGATGATCAGCTTGCAGGAAAGCGATTTCCAGCTCTGA